A window of the Bacillus sp. A301a_S52 genome harbors these coding sequences:
- the uvrB gene encoding excinuclease ABC subunit UvrB, translating to MSGESLTSFELVSAYEPQGDQPQAIKKLVEGIKSGEKYQTLLGATGTGKTFTVSNVVKEVNKPTLVIAHNKTLAGQLYSEFKEFFPNNRVEYFVSYYDYYQPEAYIPQSDTFIEKDASINDEIDKLRHSATSSLFERNDVIIVASVSCIYGLGSPEEYSDLVVSLRTGMERERNDILRQLVDVQYERNDINFTRGTFRVRGDVVEIFPASRDEHCLRVEFFGDEIDRITEVDALTGEILGEREHVAIFPASHFVTREEKLKRAIVNIEKELEETLKTLHDQGKLLEAQRLEQRTRYDIEMMHEMGYCSGIENYSRHLTFREAGATPYTLLDYFPDDFLIVVDESHVTLPQVRGMYNGDQARKGVLVDHGFRLPSAKDNRPLKFEEFEKHIHQTIFVSATPGPYEIEHCPEMVEQIIRPTGLLDPPVDIRPIEGQIDDLIEEIRLRKERQERVLVTTLTKKMSEDLTDYFKEVGIRVKYLHSDIKTLERIQIIRDLRKGEFDVLVGINLLREGLDIPEVSLVAILDADKEGFLRSERSLIQTMGRAARNANGHVIMYADKITNSMQIAVEETKRRRSIQKAHNEKHGIEPKTIQKAIPELIQATYAAEEEEAYDAFTKAPKQKLSKKDREQVIERMEKEMKEAAKNLDFERAAELRDVIIELKAEG from the coding sequence GTGTCTGGAGAATCTTTAACATCTTTTGAGCTCGTTTCTGCTTACGAGCCTCAAGGAGATCAGCCGCAAGCGATAAAAAAACTCGTCGAGGGCATTAAGAGCGGTGAAAAATATCAAACCCTACTTGGGGCTACTGGAACTGGTAAAACATTCACTGTATCCAATGTGGTGAAGGAAGTAAATAAGCCTACCTTAGTCATCGCTCACAATAAAACGTTAGCTGGTCAATTATATAGTGAGTTTAAAGAATTCTTCCCTAACAATCGGGTAGAGTATTTTGTGAGTTATTATGATTATTACCAACCTGAGGCTTATATTCCTCAATCAGATACATTCATTGAAAAAGATGCCAGTATAAACGATGAAATAGACAAGTTAAGGCACTCGGCAACAAGTTCATTATTTGAAAGAAACGATGTGATTATAGTAGCGAGTGTATCTTGTATTTACGGTCTCGGTTCCCCTGAGGAATATAGTGACCTGGTAGTGTCGTTACGAACTGGCATGGAACGTGAACGCAATGATATTCTTAGACAGCTTGTTGATGTGCAGTATGAACGAAACGACATCAACTTTACGCGTGGAACGTTTCGTGTGCGAGGAGATGTGGTCGAAATTTTTCCAGCTTCACGAGATGAGCATTGTTTGCGAGTCGAATTTTTTGGAGATGAAATAGACCGCATTACTGAGGTGGATGCACTGACGGGTGAAATTCTCGGAGAACGGGAACACGTGGCGATTTTTCCAGCCTCTCACTTCGTCACACGTGAGGAAAAATTAAAGCGTGCCATTGTTAATATTGAAAAGGAGTTAGAAGAAACGCTTAAAACACTTCATGACCAGGGAAAGCTGTTGGAAGCACAACGCCTTGAACAACGGACTAGGTATGACATTGAAATGATGCATGAAATGGGCTATTGTTCTGGCATTGAGAATTATTCGAGACATTTAACCTTCCGTGAAGCCGGTGCAACTCCATATACGTTACTCGATTATTTTCCAGATGATTTTCTTATTGTGGTGGATGAATCCCACGTCACACTTCCACAAGTGCGTGGGATGTATAATGGAGACCAGGCACGTAAAGGTGTCCTTGTAGATCACGGTTTTCGCTTACCTTCTGCTAAAGATAACCGTCCTTTAAAATTTGAAGAATTTGAGAAACATATACATCAAACTATATTCGTCTCTGCCACACCTGGACCATATGAAATTGAGCATTGTCCTGAAATGGTGGAGCAAATCATCCGACCTACTGGTTTGTTAGATCCACCGGTAGACATTCGACCTATTGAAGGACAAATTGATGATTTAATAGAAGAGATTAGATTGCGAAAGGAAAGACAAGAACGGGTACTTGTCACAACATTAACGAAAAAGATGTCTGAAGATTTAACAGACTATTTCAAGGAAGTAGGTATCCGTGTTAAATATTTGCATTCAGATATTAAAACACTAGAACGTATCCAAATTATTCGTGATTTAAGAAAAGGAGAATTTGATGTTCTTGTGGGTATTAACCTATTAAGGGAAGGACTTGATATTCCTGAAGTGTCACTCGTCGCTATATTGGATGCCGATAAAGAGGGCTTTTTAAGATCAGAACGTTCCTTGATTCAAACGATGGGTAGGGCAGCAAGAAATGCGAATGGACATGTCATTATGTATGCTGATAAAATAACGAATTCTATGCAGATAGCGGTCGAAGAAACAAAGCGTCGCCGCAGCATTCAAAAAGCACATAATGAAAAGCATGGTATTGAACCTAAAACGATACAAAAAGCTATTCCTGAACTGATTCAGGCTACTTATGCTGCTGAAGAAGAAGAAGCATACGATGCGTTCACGAAAGCGCCGAAACAAAAATTAAGTAAGAAAGATCGTGAACAAGTCATCGAGCGAATGGAAAAAGAAATGAAGGAAGCGGCTAAAAACCTGGACTTTGAACGGGCAGCAGAGCTTCGCGATGTCATTATAGAATTGAAAGCGGAAGGGTGA
- a CDS encoding PDZ domain-containing protein — translation MDVIGFEILKAVGRFFLHPLTYVMILAIFWYNLRRVKRERKDFHTRVYDLISYVVSPLGISLIFTIIVSIVTLLLGIHLQPGFLILISLLWVLLVPFSNARWLSMTTIVSLGMLITFFLPELTLQHPLVNSWLNDLRTTSLLNVALLITVLFITEAILVLLDGWKKTSPAIIKSKRGKLIGEHLASRFWFIPVFLIVPVGELTDAGWWPVLDIPGTFFGIALLPFVLGFRLNIHAELPVLGVKRVGKQLLLVALAVIPLATIAYFYPLVAVIIPVVVLIARELIFVLYHWKDKGQTSFFARREDGLRIVGVLPGSTAAKMGLEIGEIIVKANGREVYSQRSFYDALQQNSAYCKLEVLDTNGELRFAQSSIFQGDHFQIGCLFVPDDEFGNLSYRGLRSSVVINQDRSELTEHEKENDSQEHREDEEVTREFEEDVSTENEKTSSVDGDHVSESHPIPSQEEVVDKEAFFKSAKDAYETGKPYGQAEGLSSFYDEFRKMKSERNKWRPKMESDIEEQEEKKEYND, via the coding sequence ATGGATGTAATAGGATTTGAAATACTTAAAGCAGTAGGTAGATTCTTTTTACACCCGCTTACATATGTCATGATACTCGCTATCTTTTGGTATAATTTACGGCGAGTGAAACGGGAGCGAAAGGATTTTCATACCCGTGTGTATGACTTGATTTCATATGTGGTATCACCATTAGGAATTTCCTTAATATTTACTATTATAGTGTCGATAGTGACACTGTTACTAGGTATTCATTTACAACCCGGCTTTTTAATTTTAATTTCATTATTATGGGTATTATTAGTACCTTTTAGCAATGCTAGATGGTTAAGTATGACGACAATCGTCTCACTAGGAATGCTTATCACCTTCTTTCTACCAGAACTAACATTACAACATCCGTTAGTTAATAGCTGGTTAAATGATTTAAGGACAACCTCATTATTAAATGTTGCGTTACTTATTACAGTGCTATTCATCACTGAAGCAATCCTGGTATTATTAGACGGCTGGAAAAAGACGTCACCTGCTATTATTAAAAGTAAGCGAGGGAAACTAATTGGTGAACATCTAGCTTCGCGTTTTTGGTTTATACCTGTGTTTTTAATCGTTCCTGTGGGAGAATTAACCGATGCAGGCTGGTGGCCGGTACTTGATATACCAGGTACATTTTTTGGAATTGCCCTTCTACCATTCGTGTTAGGGTTTCGTCTAAACATACATGCTGAGTTACCAGTCCTAGGAGTGAAAAGGGTTGGAAAACAGTTATTGCTCGTGGCTCTAGCAGTGATCCCTTTGGCGACTATAGCCTATTTTTATCCATTGGTAGCAGTGATAATTCCAGTTGTTGTTTTAATAGCGAGAGAATTAATTTTTGTATTATATCATTGGAAAGATAAAGGTCAAACAAGCTTTTTTGCTCGACGTGAGGATGGGTTACGAATTGTAGGCGTATTACCTGGCTCCACAGCTGCAAAGATGGGCTTGGAAATAGGAGAAATAATCGTTAAAGCGAATGGACGAGAGGTCTATTCGCAGCGGAGTTTCTATGATGCGCTACAGCAAAACTCTGCTTATTGCAAATTAGAGGTACTAGATACTAATGGCGAATTACGCTTTGCTCAATCGTCAATCTTTCAAGGAGATCATTTTCAAATAGGCTGTTTGTTTGTTCCAGATGATGAGTTCGGGAACCTGTCATACCGAGGGCTTCGCTCTTCTGTTGTTATTAACCAAGATAGATCAGAATTGACTGAGCATGAAAAGGAAAATGATAGTCAGGAACACAGAGAAGATGAGGAAGTGACCAGAGAGTTTGAAGAAGACGTTAGCACTGAAAATGAAAAGACCTCTTCTGTTGATGGTGATCATGTAAGTGAGAGTCACCCCATCCCTTCTCAGGAAGAGGTTGTTGATAAAGAAGCCTTCTTTAAATCAGCTAAAGATGCATATGAAACAGGTAAACCTTATGGACAAGCAGAAGGATTATCCTCTTTTTATGATGAGTTCCGAAAAATGAAGTCCGAAAGAAATAAATGGCGTCCTAAAATGGAAAGCGATATAGAAGAGCAAGAGGAAAAGAAAGAATATAATGACTAA